Proteins from a genomic interval of Oncorhynchus clarkii lewisi isolate Uvic-CL-2024 chromosome 15, UVic_Ocla_1.0, whole genome shotgun sequence:
- the LOC139367181 gene encoding EMILIN-2-like: MFQGSAYSGSEQRQRNKNWCAYVVQKNVSYAVVGGTESFVQPESAPCQMHQLNCAQQVMYRTQFRPMYKVGYKLVTELEWRCCPGYQGHDCKDLKGVPFRQTVLGPRSNPPPAPGHIAETQGPGQQAWGQSGHAWGAEGQPGGQTGQGGVSGQVASQGGSQTTQQMEEEVQRLSQQVLDMQAAMTSLSANLRVDLQEDASKMLVTLLNNLRQPESVRGEQQSMLLQDLSMEKEYKMVDMDEFTNKINNLTDTLNTKSNTLDDLHSRVNHHDGQLRLLMEATQAPLATPPPAPLANDAALRAYVDAKFHALRDEMMEGMEIKMSDLKNSCDYKILSVQEQSEFQENSYLSLTELLESKEMDLRKEIQDLKNELPGLLRGDGTPPGLQELQKELFRASGAQPRLQSSLEKKPEPDQLLPHVEELEAHLNMSERSVEVHSLFLEEKLRREWAEGATNLKKAIEDRMSSMEDRVTSLLVEISSPLSRPQAGLEALPGEVTSHKTSVQALEDRFNALDQLCSTECKSDQLAIESIQNNLQVYKTSLDTMQSSMKGHSASLGDMEEFVQGQLLNHTASLTDTQEELWALKGRMGGQEGFLSALGLSLSQLSLELQGQLLNHSASLAGVEEALEALSGRIGVQEGSLSDFGVSLSAHLKDVRGKLGAVSERIGGQEGSLSALGVSLSRQSLELQQLNTCCQSSVGPAHDARDLQELHLAQREELRARLEELGQKVRSEADHCRNRTEGVALDVKTVDGRVASLDNMCSRLEPISSSLHRIKEGLNKHVTGLWNCVSEINNTLLAHTKDIEGLKGTYQNLQDHFSVITQDLHHLTTSPENTGVHGGVEESGNPTETKPVPQSPVLPIGPIPDGALPPHMIETGEAGAPGIMISSKPPKGADGSMTPIKGFAGAPASPPSKGSLKPNMPVISVAHIPLRPSLHKPYLTLTGERVSFSAGLNLLPFPGEVGIIRFNKVLVNDGGHYDPHTGIFNVPMEGHYLLTAVLTAQRGARVEAVLSVSNHSIQRLDTAGYLPANGGGGGASSSSCDCGGSASLSLVLTLKRGDRAGLVMTAGKLAISENTEVLSTFSAVLLYPTSSKR, from the exons ATGTTCCAGGGAAGCGCATACTCTGGCTCAGAACAACGACAGAGGAATAA AAACTGGTGTGCATACGTCGTGCAGAAGAACGTGAGCTATGCGGTCGTGGGTGGCACCGAGAGCTTTGTGCAGCCGGAGTCTGCGCCTTGCCAGATGCATCAACTCAACTGCGCGCAACAAGTGAT GTATCGAACCCAATTCCGCCCCATGTATAAGGTTGGCTAtaagctggtgacagagctggagtGGAGGTGCTGTCCAGGGTACCAGGGTCATGACTGCAAAGACCTGAAAGGTGTCCCGTTCCGTCAGACAGTCCTGGGGCCTCGGTCCAACCCGCCTCCTGCCCCTGGACACATCGCAGAGACACAGG GTCCGGGGCAGCAGGCGTGGGGTCAGAGTGGCCACGCCTGGGGGGCAGAGGGGCAGCCAGGAGGTCAGACAGGCCAGGGGGGGGTGAGTGGCCAGGTGGCGAGCCAGGGAGGGAGTCAAACGACACAgcagatggaggaggaggtgcagcGTCTGTCACAGCAGGTCCTGGACATGCaggcagccatgaccagcctgtCTGCCAACCTGAGGGTGGATCTGCAGGAGGACGCCAGCAAGATGCTGGTCACGCTGCTCAACAACTTGCGGCAGCCGGAAAGCGTGCGTGGCGAGCAGCAGAGCATGCTTCTGCAGGACCTCTCCATGGAAAAGGAGTACAAAATGGTGGACATGGACGAGTTCACAAACAAGATCAACAACCTCACAGACACCCTCAACACCAAGAGCAACACCCTGGATGACCTCCATTCCAGGGTCAACCACCATGACGGACAGCTACGTCTGCTAATGGAGGCCACACAGGCCCCTCTGGCCACACCCCCTCCGGCTCCCCTGGCCAATGACGCGGCCCTGCGTGCCTACGTGGATGCAAAGTTTCACGCCCTAAGGGACGAGATGATGGAGGGCATGGAGATCAAGATGTCGGACTTGAAGAACTCGTGTGACTATAAGATTCTATCAGTGCAGGAGCAGTCTGAGTTCCAGGAGAACAGCTACCTCAGCCTGACTGAGCTCCTCGAGTCCAAGGAGATGGACCTCCGCAAGGAGATCCAGGACCTCAAGAATGAGCTGCCTGGTCTGCTTAGGGGAGACGGAACCCCACCAGGTCTGCAGGAGCTGCAGAAGGAGCTGTTCCGGGCCTCTGGGGCCCAGCCAAGACTCCAGTCCAGCCTAGAGAAGAAGCCCGAGCCTGACCAACTCCTGCCCCATGTGGAAGAGCTGGAGGCCCATCTAAACATGTCAGAGAGGAGCGTGGAAGTGCACAGCCTCTTCCTAGAAGAGAAGCTGAGGAGAGAGTGGGCAGAGGGGGCTACAAACCTGAAGAAGGCCATTGAGGACAGGATGAGCTCCATGGAGGACCGGGTAACCAGTCTACTGGTGGAGATAAGCAGCCCCCTATCTAGGCCTCAGGCTGGGCTGGAGGCACTGCCGGGTGAGGTGACCTCTCACAAGACCAGCGTTCAGGCTCTGGAGGACAGATTCAATGCCCTTGACCAGCTGTGCTCTACAGAGTGCAAGTCTGACCAACTGGCCATAGAGAGCATTCAAAATAACCTCCAGGTCTACAAAACTAGCCTAGACACCATGCAGTCTAGCATGAAAGGCCACTCAGCTAGTCTTGGAGACATGGAGGAGTTTGTCCAAGGGCAGCTCCTGAACCATACCGCCAGTCTTACAGATACGCAGGAAGAGCTATGGGCTCTGAAAGGACGTATGGGAGGACAGGAGGGCTTCCTGTCAGCCCTGGGGCTCTCTCTTAGCCAGCTGTCCCTGGAGCTCCAAGGGCAGCTTCTGAACCACAGTGCCAGTCTTGCAGGTGTGGAAGAAGCACTTGAAGCTCTCAGTGGGCGTATTGGAGTGCAGGAAGGCTCTCTGTCAGACTTTGGTGTCTCTCTCAGTGCTCATCTTAAAGATGTGCGGGGAAAGCTGGGAGCTGTCAGCGAGCGTATTGGAGGACAAGAGGGCTCTCTATCGGCCCTGGGTGTATCTCTCAGCCGGCAGTCCCTGGAGCTCCAGCAACTGAACACCTGTTGCCAGAGCAGCGTGGGGCCGGCCCATGATGCCAGGGACCTGCAGGAGCTccacctggcccagagagaggAGCTAAGGGCCCGGCTGGAGGAACTGGGACAGAAGGTGAGGTCCGAGGCAGATCACTGCAGGAACAGGACCGAGGGTGTAGCTCTGGACGTTAAAACTGTAGATGGCCGGGTTGCCAGCTTGGATAACATGTGCAGCAGGCTGGAGCCCATCTCCAGCAGCTTGCACAGGATCAAAGAGGGGCTGAACAAGCACGTGACCGGCCTGTGGAACTGTGTCAGCGAGATCAACAACACCCTGCTTGCCCACACCAAGGACATCGAAGGATTGAAGGGAACATATCAGAACCTCCAGGACCACTTCTCAGTCATCACCCAGGACCTCCATCATCTAACCACCAGTCCTGAGAACACTG GCGTtcatggaggtgtggaggagtcTGGTAATCCCACTGAGACCAAGCCTGTCCCTCAGAGCCCTGTCCTGCCCATTGGGCCAATACCAGACGGGGCCCTACCACCACATATGATAGAGACTGGGGAGGCAGGAGCCCCCGGAATCATGATCTCTTCCAAACCGCCCAAGGGGGCTGACGGCAGCATGACCCCCATCAAGGGCTTCGCTGGAGCCCCAG CTTCCCCACCCTCTAAAGGGTCTTTAAAGCCTAATATGCCAGTTATTTCTG TTGCCCACATTCCCCTGAGACCGTCATTGCACAAACCGTATTTAACTTTAACAG GTGAGCGGGTGTCCTTCTCAGCTGGTCTCAACCTCCTGCCCTTCCCTGGTGAGGTGGGCATCATCCGCTTCAACAAGGTGTTGgtgaatgatggaggacactacGACCCTCACACAG GCATCTTCAATGTTCCCATGGAGGGCCATTACCTGCTGACTGCTGTGCTGACAGCCCAGAGAGGTGCCAGGGTGGAGGCAGTGCTCTCTGTGTCCAACCACAGCATCCAGAGGCTGGACACGGCTGGTTACCTTCCTGCTAATGGTGGCGGAGGTGGGGCTAGCTCCAGTAGCTGTGACTGCGGAGGCTCAGCCTCCCTGAGCCTGGTTCTCACTCTGAAGCGTGGGGACAGGGCAGGTTTAGTCATGACCGCAGGCAAACTTGCTATCTCAGAGAACACAGAGGTCCTCTCGACGTTTAGCGCCGTGCTTCTCTACCCCACCTCCTCAAAAAGATAA